One region of Bubalus kerabau isolate K-KA32 ecotype Philippines breed swamp buffalo chromosome 6, PCC_UOA_SB_1v2, whole genome shotgun sequence genomic DNA includes:
- the CELSR2 gene encoding cadherin EGF LAG seven-pass G-type receptor 2 isoform X1: MRSPAARAPLPTPLPPLLLLLLLPPLLGDQVGPCRSLGPGGRGSSGACAPVGWLCPASSSNLWLYTSRCRDAGTELTGHLVPHHDGLRVWCPESGAHIPLPPAPEGCPWSCRLLGIGGHLSPQGKLTLPHEHLCLKAPRLRCQSCKLVQAPGFRAGDSLAEESMGGRRKRNVNTAPQFQPPSYQATVPENQPAGTPVASLRAIDPDEGEAGRLEYTMDALFDSRSNHFFSLDPITGAVTTAEELDRETKSTHVFRVTAQDHGMPRRSALATLTILVTDTNDHDPVFEQQEYKESLRENLEVGYEVLTVRATDGDAPPNANILYRLLEGSGDSPSEVFEIDPRSGVIRTRGPVDREEVESYQLTVEASDQGRDPGPRTATAAIFLSVEDDNDNAPQFSEKRYVVQVREDVAPGAPVLRVTASDRDKGSNALVHYSIMSGNARGQFYLDAQTGALDVVSPLDYETTKEYTLRVRAQDGGRPPLSNVSGLVTVQVLDINDNAPIFVSTPFQATVLESVPLGYLVLHVQAIDADAGDNARLEYRLAGVGHDFPFTINNGTGWISVAAELDREEVDFYSFGVEARDHGTPALTASASVSVTILDVNDNNPTFTQPEYTVRLNEDAAVGTSVVTVSAVDRDAHSVITYQITSGNTRNRFSITSQSGGGLVSLALPLDYKLERQYVLAVTASDGTRQDTAQVVVNVTDANTHRPVFQSSHYTVNINEDRPAGTTVVLISATDEDTGENARITYFMEDSIPQFRIDADTGAVTTQAELDYEDQVSYTLAITARDNGIPQKSDTTYLEILVNDVNDNAPQFLRDSYQGSVYEDVPPFTSVLQISATDRDSGLNGRVFYTFQGGDDGDGDFIVESTSGIVRTLRRLDRENVAQYVLRAYAVDKGMPPARTPMDVTVTVLDVNDNPPVFEQDEFDVFVEENSPIGLAVARVTATDPDEGTNAQIMYQIVEGNIPEVFQLDIFSGELTALVDLDYEDRPEYVLVIQATSAPLVSRATVHVRLLDRNDNPPVLGNFEILFNNYVTNRSSSFPGGAIGRVPAHDPDISDSLTYSFERGNELSLVLLNASTGELRLSRALDNNRPLEAVMSVLVSDGVHSVTAQCSLRVTIITDEMLTHSITLRLEDMSPERFLSPLLGLFIQAVAATLATPPDHVVIFNVQRDTDAPGSHILNVSLSVGQPPGPGGGPPFLPSEDLQERLYLNRSLLTAISAQRVLPFDDNICLREPCENYMRCVSVLRFDSSAPFIASSSVLFRPIHPVGGLRCRCPPGFTGDYCETEVDLCYSRPCGPHGHCRSREGGYTCLCREGYTGEHCEVSARSGRCTPGVCKNGGTCVNLLVGGFKCDCPSGDFEKPFCQVTTRSFPARSFITFRGLRQRFHFTLALSFATKERDGLLLYNGRFNEKHDFVALEVIQEQVQLTFSAGESTTTVSPFVPGGVSDGQWHTVQLKYYNKPLLGQTGLPQGPSEQKVAVVTVDGCDTGVALRFGAMLGNYSCAAQGTQGGSKKSLDLTGPLLLGGVPDLPESFPVRTRQFVGCIRNLQVDSRHVDMADFIANNGTMPGCPAKKNVCDSNACHNGGTCVNQWDAFSCECPLGFGGKSCAQEMANPQHFLGSSLLAWHGLSLPISQPWHLSLMFRTRQADGVLLQAVTRGRSTITLQLREGRVVLSVEGTGLQASSLQLEPGRANDGDWHHAQLALGASGGPGHAILSFDYGQQRAEGNLGPRLHGLHLSNITVGGVPGPASGVARGFRGCLQGIRVSETPEGVSSLDPSRGESINVEPGCSLPDPCDSNPCPANSYCSDDWDSYSCSCDPGYYGENCTDVCDLNPCEHQSMCTRKPSAPRGYTCECPPSYLGPYCETRIDQPCPRGWWGHPTCGPCNCDVSKGFDPDCNKTSGECHCKENHYRPPGSPACLLCDCYPTGSLSRVCDPEEGQCPCKPGVIGRQCDRCDNPFAEVTTNGCEVNYDSCPRAIEAGIWWPRTRFGLPAAAPCPKGSFGTAVRHCDEHRGWLPPNLFNCTSVTFSELKGFAERLQRNESGLDSGRSQRLALLLRNATQHTAGYFGSDVKVAYQLATRLLAHESAQRGFGLSATQDVHFTENLLRVGSALLDAANKRHWELIQQTEGGTAWLLQHYEAYASALAQNMRHTYLSPFTIVTPNIVISVVRLDKGNFAGAKLPRYEALRGERPPDLETTVILPESVFRETPPVVRPAGPGEPQEPEELARRQRRHPELSQGEAVASVIIYRTLAGLLPHNYDPDKRSLRVPKRPVINTPVVSISVHDDEELLPRALDKPVTVQFRLLETEERTKPICVFWNHSILVSGTGGWSARGCEVVFRNESHVSCQCNHMTSFAVLMDVSRRENGEILPLKTLTYVALGVTLAALLLTFLFLAVLRALRSNQHGIRRNLTAALGLAQLVFLLGINQADLPFACTVIAILLHFLYLCAFAWALLEALHLYRALTEVRDVNAGPMRFYYMLGWGVPAFITGLAVGLDPEGYGNPDFCWLSIYDTLIWSFTGPVAFAVSMSVFLYILAARASCAAQRQGFEKKGPVSGLRPSFAVLLLLSATWLLALLSVNSDTLLFHYLFAASNCVQGPFIFLSYVVLSKEVRKALKFACSRRPSPDPALTTKSTLTSSYNCPSPYGDGRLYQPYGDSAGSLHSASRSGKSQPSYIPFLLREESTLNPGLGDPGGLFLEGQNQQHDPDTDSDSDLSLEDDQSGSYASTHSSDSEEEEEEVEREAAFPGEPGWDSLLGPGAERLPLHSTPKDGGLGPGKVPWPGDFGTTAKEGGGNGASEERPRENGDALTWEGSLGPLPGPSAQPHKGILKKKCLPTISEKSSLLRLPPEQGTTSSRGSSASEGSRAGPPPRPPPRQSLQEQLNGVMPIAMSIKAGTVDEDSSGSEFLFFNFLH, translated from the exons GGCCCCACGGCTGAGATGCCAGTCCTGTAAGCTGGTGCAGGCCCCAGGTTTCAGGGCAGGGGACAGCTTAGCAGAAGAGTCCATGGGTGGACGTCGGAAGAGGAACGTGAATACCGCCCCCCAGTTTCAGCCCCCCAGCTACCAGGCCACAGTGCCCGAGAACCAGCCAGCAGGTACTCCTGTGGCATCTCTGCGGGCCATCGACCCAGATGAGGGTGAGGCAGGTCGACTGGAGTACACTATGGATGCCCTCTTCGATAGCCGCTCCAACCACTTCTTCTCCCTGGACCCGATCACTGGTGCGGTCACCACAGCCGAGGAGCTGGATCGTGAGACCAAGAGCACGCACGTCTTCAGGGTCACGGCGCAGGACCATGGCATGCCCCGACGCAGTGCCCTGGCCACGCTCACCATCTTGGTGACTGACACCAATGATCATGACCCTGTGTTTGAGCAGCAGGAGTACAAGGAGAGCCTCAGGGAAAACCTGGAAGTCGGCTATGAGGTGCTTACCGTTAGAGCCACAGATGGTGATGCCCCTCCCAATGCCAATATTCTATACCGCCTGCTGGAGGGGTCTGGGGACAGCCCCTCTGAAGTCTTTGAGATTGACCCTCGCTCTGGGGTCATCCGAACCCGAGGCCCCGTGGATCGGGAAGAGGTGGAATCCTACCAGTTGACGGTGGAAGCGAGTGACCAGGGTCGGGACCCCGGTCCACGCACTGCCACAGCTGCCATTTTCCTGTCGGTGGAAGATGATAATGACAATGCCCCCCAGTTTAGTGAGAAGCGCTACGTGGTCCAGGTGCGGGAGGATGTGGCCCCAGGAGCCCCGGTCCTCCGGGTCACAGCCTCAGATAGAGACAAGGGCAGCAATGCTCTGGTGCACTACAGCATCATGAGTGGCAACGCTCGGGGACAGTTTTACTTAGATGCCCAGACTGGGGCTCTGGACGTGGTGAGCCCTCTTGACTATGAGACGACCAAGGAATACACCCTACGGGTTCGGGCACAGGACGGTGGCCGCCCCCCTCTCTCCAACGTCTCCGGCTTGGTGACAGTGCAGGTCTTGGATATCAATGACAATGCTCCCATCTTTGTCAGCACCCCCTTCCAGGCTACTGTTCTGGAGAGTGTCCCCTTAGGCTACCTGGTCCTCCATGTCCAGGCCATTGATGCTGATGCGGGTGACAATGCCCGCCTAGAATACCGCCTTGcaggggttggacacgactttccCTTCACCATCAACAATGGCACAGGCTGGATCTCTGTGGCAGCCGAACTGGACCGGGAAGAGGTTGATTTCTACAGCTTTGGAGTAGAAGCCCGCGACCATGGCACCCCAGCACTCACTGCCTCGGCCAGTGTCAGTGTGACCATCCTGGATGTCAACGACAACAACCCAACCTTCACCCAACCCGAGTACACGGTCCGGCTCAATGAGGATGCAGCTGTGGGCACCAGCGTGGTGACGGTGTCGGCCGTGGACCGAGATGCCCACAGCGTCATCACCTACCAGATCACCAGCGGCAACACCCGAAACCGCTTCTCCATCACCAGCCAGAGTGGTGGGGGGCTGGTGTCCCTCGCCCTGCCATTGGACTACAAACTTGAGCGGCAGTATGTGCTGGCTGTTACTGCCTCCGATGGCACGAGGCAGGACACGGCACAAGTGGTGGTGAACGTCACCGATGCCAATACCCACCGCCCTGTCTTTCAGAGCTCCCACTACACAGTGAATATTAATGAGGACCGGCCAGCAGGCACCACAGTGGTGCTCATCAGTGCCACAGATGAGGACACGGGTGAGAATGCCCGCATCACCTACTTTATGGAGGACAGCATCCCCCAGTTCCGCATTGATGCAGACACAGGGGCTGTCACCACCCAGGCTGAGCTGGACTATGAGGACCAGGTGTCCTACACCCTGGCCATCACTGCCCGGGACAATGGCATTCCCCAGAAGTCCGACACCACCTACCTGGAGATCCTGGTGAATGACGTGAATGACAATGCCCCTCAGTTTCTGCGGGACTCCTACCAGGGCAGTGTCTACGAGGACGTGCCCCCCTTCACCAGCGTTCTGCAGATCTCAGCCACTGATCGTGACTCTGGCCTTAATGGCAGGGTCTTCTACACCTTCCAAGGGGGCGATGATGGAGATGGGGACTTTATCGTAGAGTCCACATCAGGCATTGTGCGTACACTGCGGAGGCTGGACCGTGAGAATGTGGCCCAGTACGTCTTGCGGGCATACGCAGTGGACAAGGGGATGCCTCCAGCCCGCACGCCCATGGACGTGACAGTCACAGTGTTGGATGTAAATGATAACCCACCTGTTTTTGAGCAGGATGAGTTTGATGTGTTTGTGGAAGAGAACAGTCCCATTGGGCTGGCGGTGGCCCGGGTCACAGCCACTGACCCTGACGAAGGCACCAATGCTCAGATCATGTACCAGATCGTGGAGGGCAACATCCCTGAGGTCTTCCAACTGGACATCTTCTCCGGAGAGTTGACCGCTCTGGTGGACTTGGACTACGAGGACCGGCCTGAATATGTCCTGGTCATCCAGGCCACGTCGGCTCCACTGGTGAGCCGAGCTACAGTGCACGTCCGCCTGCTTGACCGCAACGACAACCCACCAGTGCTGGGCAACTTCGAGATCCTTTTCAACAACTATGTCACCAACCGATCAAGCAGCTTCCCAGGGGGTGCCATTGGCCGGGTGCCTGCCCACGACCCTGACATCTCAGACAGCCTGACTTACAGCTTCGAGCGGGGGAATGAACTCAGCCTGGTCCTCCTCAACGCGTCCACGGGCGAGCTGAGGCTGAGTCGGGCGCTGGACAACAACCGACCTCTGGAGGCTGTCATGAGCGTGCTGGTGTCAG ACGGCGTGCACAGCGTGACGGCTCAGTGCTCCCTACGCGTCACCATCATCACCGACGAGATGCTCACGCACAGCATCACGTTGCGCCTGGAAGACATGTCGCCCGAGCGCTTCCTGTCGCCCCTACTGGGTCTCTTCATCCAGGCTGTGGCCGCCACGCTGGCCACACCCCCAGACCACGTGGTAATCTTCAACGTGCAGCGGGACACCGATGCCCCAGGCAGCCACATCCTCAACGTGAGCCTGTCGGTGGGCCAGCCGCCGGGGCCCGGGGGCGGGCCACCCTTCCTGCCCTCCGAGGACCTGCAGGAGCGCCTGTATCTCAACCGCAGCCTGCTCACGGCCATCTCGGCACAGCGCGTACTGCCCTTCGACGACAATATCTGCCTGCGTGAGCCCTGCGAGAACTACATGCGCTGCGTGTCCGTTCTCCGCTTTGACTCCTCCGCGCCCTTCATCGCCTCCTCCTCCGTGCTCTTCCGCCCCATCCACCCCGTCGGGGGACTGCGCTGCCGCTGCCCGCCGGGCTTCACCGGCGACTACTGCGAGACCGAGGTGGACCTCTGCTACTCACGGCCCTGCGGCCCCCACGGACACTGCCGCAGCCGCGAGGGCGGCTACACCTGCCTCTGCCGTGAGGGCTACACCG GTGAGCACTGCGAAGTGAGTGCCCGCTCAGGCCGCTGCACCCCAGGAGTCTGCAAGAACGGGGGCACCTGTGTCAACCTGCTGGTGGGCGGCTTCAAGTGCGACTGCCCATCCGGAGACTTCGAGAAGCCCTTCTGCCAGGTGACCACGCGCAGCTTCCCTGCCCGCTCCTTCATCACCTTCCGGGGCCTGCGCCAGCGCTTCCACTTCACCCTGGCCCTCTC GTTTGCCACCAAGGAGCGCGATGGGCTGCTGCTGTACAACGGGCGCTTCAATGAGAAGCATGACTTCGTGGCCCTCGAGGTGATCCAGGAGCAGGTCCAGCTCACCTTCTCTGCAG GGGAGTCGACCACCACCGTGTCCCCTTTCGTGCCCGGAGGGGTCAGTGACGGCCAGTGGCACACGGTGCAGCTGAAGTACTACAATAAG CCACTCTTGGGTCAGACGGGGCTCCCGCAGGGCCCATCCGAGCAGAAGGTGGCTGTGGTGACCGTGGATGGCTGTGATACAGGGGTAGCCCTGCGCTTTGGAGCTATGCTGGGCAACTACTCCTGCGCTGCCCAGGGCACTCAGGGTGGCAGCAAAAA GTCTCTGGACCTGACAGGGCCCCTGCTGCTGGGTGGGGTGCCTGACCTGCCCGAGAGCTTCCCTGTCCGCACCCGGCAGTTCGTGGGCTGCATAAGGAACCTGCAGGTGGACAGCCGCCACGTTGACATGGCCGACTTCATTGCCAACAACGGCACCATGCCTG GGTGCCCTGCCAAGAAGAACGTGTGTGACAGCAACGCTTGCCACAACGGGGGCACCTGTGTGAACCAGTGGGACGCATTCAGCTGCGAGTGCCCTCTGGGCTTCGGGGGCAAGAGTTGTGCCCAGG AGATGGCCAACCCGCAGCACTTCCTGGGCAGCAGCCTGCTGGCCTGGCATGGCCTCTCACTGCCCATCTCCCAGCCCTGGCACCTCAGTCTCATGTTCCGCACACGCCAGGCCGACGGCGTCCTGCTCCAGGCTGTCACCAGGGGGCGCAGCACCATCACTCTGCAG CTTCGGGAGGGCCGCGTGGTGCTGAGCGTGGAGGGCACGGGGCTCCAGGCCTCATCTCTCCAGTTGGAGCCAGGCCGGGCCAATGATGGCGACTGGCACCATGCACAGCTGGCGCTGGGAGCCAGTGGAGGCCCTGGCCATGCCATCCTGTCCTTTGACTACGGGCAGCAGCGGGCAGAGGGCAACCTGGGCCCCCGGCTGCACGGGCTACACCTGAGCAACATTACCGTCGGGGGTGTTCCAGGGCCGGCCAGTGGTGTGGCCCGAGGCTTCCGGGGCTGTTTGCAG GGTATTCGGGTCAGCGAGACGCCTGAGGGCGTCAGCAGTCTGGATCCCAGCCGTGGGGAGAGCATCAACGTGGAGCCAGGTTGCAGCCTGCCAGACCCCTGTGACTCGAACCCATGTCCTGCCAACAGCTACTGCAGTGACGACTGGGACAGCTACTCCTGCAGCTGTGATCCAG GTTACTATGGTGAGAACTGCACCGACGTGTGTGACCTGAACCCGTGCGAGCATCAGTCCATGTGTACCCGAAAGCCCAGTGCTCCCCGTGGCTATACCTGCGAGTGTCCCCCCAGCTACCTTGGGCCATACTGTGAGACCAG GATTGACCAACCTTGTCCCCGAGGCTGGTGGGGACACCCCACATGCGGCCCGTGCAACTGCGATGTCAGCAAAGGCTTCGATCCAGACTGCAACAAGACAAGCGGCGAGTGCCACTGCAAG GAGAACCACTACCGGCCCCCTGgcagccctgcctgcctccttTGTGACTGCTACCCCACGGGCTCTCTGTCCCGAGTCTGTGACCCTGAGGAGGGCCAGTGTCCGTGCAAGCCAGGCGTCATTGGGCGCCAGTGTGATCGCTGTGACAACCCTTTTGCTGAGGTCACCACCAACGGCTGTGAAG TGAATTACGACAGCTGCCCGAGGGCCATCGAGGCTGGGATCTGGTGGCCCCGTACCCGCTTTGGGCTGCCTGCTGCTGCCCCCTGTCCCAAAGGCTCCTTCG GGACTGCTGTGCGCCACTGTGATGAGCACAGAGGGTGGCTGCCCCCAAACCTCTTCAACTGCACATCGGTAACCTTCTCAGAGCTGAAGGGATTT GCTGAGCGGCTTCAGAGAAACGAGTCAGGCCTGGACTCGGGGCGCTCCCAGCGGCTGGCCCTGCTCCTGCGCAATGCTACCCAACACACGGCTGGCTATTTTGGTAGTGATGTCAAGGTGGCCTACCAGCTGGCCACGCGGCTGCTGGCCCACGAGAGTGCCCAGCGAGGCTTTGGGCTGTCCGCCACACAGGACGTGCACTTCACAGAG AATCTGCTGCGCGTGGGCAGCGCCCTCCTGGATGCGGCCAACAAGCGGCACTGGGAGCTGATCCAGCAGACGGAGGGCGGCACTGCCTGGCTACTGCAGCACTATGAGGCCTATGCCAGTGCTCTGGCCCAGAACATGCGGCACACCTACCTGAGCCCCTTCACCATCGTCACGCCCAACATTG TCATCTCTGTCGTTCGCTTGGACAAGGGGAACTTCGCTGGGGCCAAGCTGCCCCGCTATGAGGCCCTGCGGGGGGAGCGGCCCCCAGACCTGGAGACAACGGTCATCCTGCCTGAGTCTGTCTTCAGAG AAACGCCCCCTGTGGTCAGACCTGCGGGCCCCGGAGAGCCCCAGGAGCCGGAGGAGCTGGCTCGGCGGCAGCGGCGGCACCCGGAGCTGAGCCAGGGTGAGGCTGTGGCCAGCGTCATCATCTACCGCACCCTGGCCGGGCTGCTGCCCCATAACTACGACCCAGACAAGCGCAGCCTGAG AGTTCCCAAACGCCCCGTCATCAACACACCCGTGGTGAGCATCAGCGTCCATGACGACGAGGAGCTCCTGCCCCGTGCTTTGGACAAGCCAGTCACAGTGCAGTTCCGGCTGCTGGAGACCGAGGAGCGCACCAAACCCATCTGTGTTTTCTGGAACCACTCAATCCT GGTCAGTGGCACTGGTGGCTGGTCAGCCCGAGGCTGTGAAGTCGTCTTCCGCAACGAGAGCCACGTCAGCTGCCAGTGCAACCACATGACGAGCTTCGCCGTGCTCATGGACGTGTCTCGGCGTGAG AATGGGGAGATCCTGCCACTGAAGACGCTGACATATGTGGCCCTCGGGGTCACCCTGGCCGCCCTCCTGCTCACTTTCCTCTTCCTTGCTGTCCTGCGCGCCCTGCGCTCCAACCAGCACGGCATCCGGCGGAACCTGACAGCCGCCCTGGGCCTGGCTCAGCTGGTCTTCCTCCTGGGAATCAACCAGGCTGACCTCCCT TTTGCCTGCACAGTCATTGCCATCCTGCTGCACTTCCTGTACCTCTGCGCCTTCGCCTGGGCTCTGCTGGAGGCCTTGCACCTGTACCGGGCACTCACCGAGGTGCGCGATGTCAACGCCGGCCCCATGCGATTCTACTACATGCTGGGCTGGGGCGTGCCCGCCTTCATCACAg GTCTAGCTGTGGGCCTGGACCCGGAGGGCTATGGGAACCCCGACTTCTGCTGGCTCTCCATCTACGACACGCTCATATGGAGTTTCACTGGCCCCGTGGCCTTTGCGGTCTCG aTGAGTGTCTTCCTGTACATCCTGGCGGCCCGGGCTTCCTGTGCTGCCCAGCGGCAGGGCTTTGAGAAGAAAGGCCCTGT ctcgGGCCTGCGGCCCTCCTTCGCcgtcctgctgctgctgagcgCCACGTGGCTGCTGGCACTGCTGTCTGTCAACAGTGACACCCTCCTCTTCCACTACCTCTTCGCTGCTTCCAATTGTGTCCAG GGCCCCTTCATCTTCCTCTCCTACGTGGTGCTTAGCAAGGAGGTCCGGAAAGCACTCAAGTTTGCCTGCAGCCGCAGGCCCAGCCCTGACCCTGCTCTGACCACCAAGTCTACCCTGACCTCG TCCTACAACTGCCCCAGCCCCTACGGGGATGGAAGGCTGTACCAGCCCTATGGAGACTCAGCCGGCTCCCTACACAGTGCCAGCCGCTCGGGCAAGAGTCAGCCCAGCTACATCCCCTTCTTGCTGAG GGAGGAGTCCACACTGAACCCTGGCCTGGGGGACCCCGGTGGCCTGTTCCTGGAAGGTCAAAACCAGCAGCATG ATCCAGACACAGACTCCGACAGTGACCTGTCCCTGGAGGATGACCAGAGCGGCTCCTATGCATCTACCCACTCATCAGACagcgaggaggaggaagaggaagtggagagggaggcagccttccctggagaaccGGGCTGGGACAgcctgctggggcctggggccgAGAGACTGCCCCTGCACAGTACCCCTAAGG